The region TATGCAAGTACCATAATGCTTTGATGCTAGCATTTTGGTACATGCATAAATTAAGTTTGGCTTTGGGTTCCCTATAAATTATACTCACATTTGCATTAGTTATACCAGTGCAGCATAAAAATACTTTTGCAGTGGTATGCTATTACCTATTCAAAAGCTATTGTAATAATTTAAATATGGTATTAGAATAAATTATAATGTGAAATTATACATTAAGTATATATAATTTTATAAAAGCTTTAAAGATAAGCACATAAAATACAGCATATAATGATAGGGGAAATATTTATGGAATTCAAAAAAAATTTTGATATTAAAAATGAAAGAAATCTAACCATGCTTGTAGATTTTTATGAGCTGACGATGGGAAATGGATACTTAAATCAAAAAGTTGGAAATAAAATAGCTTATTTTGATATGTTCTTCAGAAGAGTACCTGATAACGGCGGCTACTGCATAATGGCAGGAGTTCAACAACTCACTGAATACCTTTCAAATTTAAGATTCACAAAAGATGATATAGAGTATTTAAGAAGTAAACATCAATTTTCTGAAGAATTTCTTAATTACCTTTCAAATTTCAAATTTGAATGCGATGTATGGGCCGTTCCTGAGGGAAATCCTGTATTTCCAAATGAGCCTTTAGTTACAGTAAGAGGTCCTGCAATTCAGGCACAATTTGTTGAGACTATGATACTTTTAACAATAAACCATCAAACACTAATTGCAACTAAATCAAATAGAATTTGTAGAGCTGCTGGCAAAAGACCTGTTATGGAATTCGGTTCTAGAAGGGCTCAAGGATACGATGGTGCAATTTATGGTGCAAGAGCGGCTGTAATCGGAGGATGCAGCTCAACAGCATGTACTATATCGGAAGAAATGTTCGGTGTAAATGCCGTTGGAACCATGGCTCACAGCTGGATTCAATTATTTGATAATGAATATGAGGCTTTTAAAGCCTGGGCTGAAGTATATCCCGATAATTGTGTTCTTTTAATAGATACTTATAATGTTTTAAAATCCGGTCTTCCAAATGCCATAAAAGTTTTTGATGAAGTTTTAAAACCTCAAGGTATACGACCTGCCGGAATAAGGATTGATAGTGGTGATATCACTTACCTTACAAAAAAATGCAGAAAAATCTTAGATGATGCAGGATATGCTGATGCTAAAATTGTAATTTCAAACTCTCTTGATGAGCATATAATAACTGATGTTCTTCTTCAAGGTGCTAACATTGACAGTTTCGGTGTTGGTGAAAGATTAATAACTGCAAGCTCAGAGCCCGTATTTGGCGGTGTATTTAAGCTTTGTGCTGTTGAAAATGATGACGGCACTATAGTACCTAAAATTAAAATAAGTGAAAATGAAGAAAAGATAACAAATCCAGGTTTTAAAAAAATCTATAGAATATTTGATAAAGACACAGATAAAGCTCTGGCAGATTTAATTACCTTAAATGATGAGGTTATTGATGAGTCTAAACCTCTTGAAATATTTAATCCTGTTTATACCTGGAAAAAGAAGAGACTCACTAACTATTACGTGAAAAATCTAAGAGTTCAAATATTTAAAAAAGGAAAACTCACATATGAAAATCCTGAAGTTTTAAAAATAAGGGATATAGCTAAAGAAGAAACAGAAAAGCTTTGGCCAGAAGTCTTAAGACTTGAAAATCCACATACTTATTATGTCGACCTTTCCAAAAAACTCTGGAACGTAAAATATAATTTACTAGAAAAATTTTCAAATGAATTTAATAGCTAGATAAGGGGGATGTTAAATTGAAATTTTCAAAAAGAATATGTAATATGGATTTTTCACCAATTAGAAAATTAGGTCCCTACGCAGATGCTGCAGAAAAAAATGGTATAAAAGTTTATCATTTAAATATAGGTCAACCTGACGTAAAAACACCAGATACATTTTTTCAGGGTGTTACTAATTACAATGAAACAATAGTTAAATATTCCGCTTCACAGGGAATAGATACTTTAATAGATAGTTTTATAAGATCTTTATCTGATTCCAATATATACTTTGATAAAGATGAAATAATGATAACTCATGGTGGCAGCGAAGCTATACAATTTGCTATAATGGCAACCTGCGATGCTGGTGACGAAATACTGACACCTGAACCCTTTTATTCTAATTACAATGGTTTTGCACAAATTTCAGATGCAAAAATAGTACCTTTTGAAACAAAAATAGAAAATAACTTTCATCTTCCACCTAAAGAAGAAATTGTTTCAAAAATAACAGATAAAACTAAGTGTATATTGCTTTCAAATCCATGTAATCCTACTGGAACTGTTTATTCATATGAAGAAATGAAGATGCTTGGTGAAATTGCAAAGGAATATGACTTATTTATAATATCTGATGAGGTTTACAGACAATTTATATTTGGAAATGTTCCATATACCTCAAGTATACATTTAACGGATATTTTAGATAGAGTTATACTTGTTGATAGCATATCCAAACATTACAGTGCCTGTGGTGCTAGAATTGGACTTGTAGCTTCGAAAAATAAAGAATTAATTCACGAAATACTAAAATTGTGTCAGGCAAGACTTTGTGTATCAACCATTGAACAATATGCTGCAGCAAATCTCATAAATACTATGGGAAGCTACATAACGGATGTTAAAATGGAATACAAAAGAAGAAGAGATATTATGTATGATGGTCTTACAAGCATACCTGGAATTGTTTGTAGTAAACCAGAAGGTGCATTTTATATACTTGCAAAACTTCCTGTTGATGATTCAGATAAATTTGCTAAGTGGCTTCTTACAGATTTTTCATACAAAAATGAAACTGTAATGTTTGCCCCAGCTTCAGGCTTCTACGCAACACCTGGTCTTGGAAAAAATGAAGCAAGATTTTCATATTGTACAAGTATAGAGGATATACAGAACTCAATGGTTATACTACAAAAAGCTCTTGACGAATACAAAGAAAAATAACAGTGATTTAGAACATTAAAAAAATTCTATGAATCTTATCATAACTGGGGTTTGGGTCAAGGACCCATTATCCTTCTTTATAAAATACAGGCTATCTTAATATTTAAAGCTAACAACTTTTAATTTATTAATTCAAAATCATAAAATACTAAGAGTTTTGAATAACTCACTTACATTCAAACAAATTCAAAACTCTACGTATTTTATGATTTTTTTATCAAGATTTATTAGAATTTTTTTAAATCGTTCCCAAATCACTGTTATTTTTCTTTAAGAGTAAAGCAAGGAAAAAATTCCTCCGTGCATACGGAATTTTAGGCGTAAATAATGCTTTTGAGGTATTATTAGTTTGTGGGAGGCTGACATCACTTCGTCCGTCAGCAGGTAATAGGTTTTTAACAAATCTCGTACAATATAAAAGCTCTTATCATATGCGAATTATTTTAAAAGTTTAGCCCTATATAAACTTTTAATTCAGATTTTCCACATCAATGTGGAAGAAAATCTTCCTTGCCTTTATACCCTCCATGCGAAGTAACAGTATTTTGAGAACATTTTAAATAAAACTCAATAAGACTTTGCTCCAAATAATGAAAATACCTAGTAATTTTAATTTGTCTGAGCTTCTTTTCAGCGAGTTATTAAACATCTAGCCACGAATAAATTTTTAGCCCAGATTTTCCGCAGCAGAGCGGAAGAAAATCTTCCTTGCCCTTATCCTATGTGAAGTAACGGTATTTTGAGAACGATTTAAATAAAGCTCAATAAGACTAAGCTCCAAATAATGAAAAGACTTAGTAATTTTAATTTGTCTGAGCTTCTTTTCAGCGAGTTATTAAAATTTCTTAGTATTTTCATTATTTGGAGCTTAGTCTTATGAGTTTTATTTAATGTTCTAAAATACTGTTACTTCGCACTGTTACTTCAAGAACTTTCTAACCATTTCTTTCATTTCACCTTTTTTGCATACATTCTTATGAAGAATTTCTCTTTTATTGAGTCCCTTTACTCCTGCAGGTATATCTGATTTCATAATCTCACTCATTTTCTCCATGAGTTCAAAATCATCATATTTACTGTATTTGTCATCAAGTGATGTCATAACAGCATTAGTAAACTTATATGGACTTGCAGTTGATGCTATAACGGTTTTTGTAATATCTGAAGTATTTCTTACATAGTCCTCATAAACACTGTAGGCTACAGCTGTATGAGTATCTATTAAATATTTATTTTCATTATACATCTTATTTATAGCTGATTTAGTTTTAGCTTCTGTTGCATAGCCTCCATAAAACTCTTTAAGTTTTTCCTTCATGCTGTCTGTTATATTGTATTTACCCTTAGTATTAAGTTCTTTCATAAAGTTTGATACCTTGCCAGAATCCCTATCACACACAAGATAAATTAATCTTTCAAGGTTACTTGAAATTAAAATATCCATAGAAGGTGAAATTGTTGTTACAAATTCTCTATTTTTATCATAGCTGCCACTTTCAAAGAAATCATACAATACCTTATTATCATTAGAAGCGCATATGAGCTTATTTATAGGTAGTCCCATATTCTTTGCAAAATAAGCTGCTAATATGTTTCCAAAGTTACCTGTTGGAACTACGAAATTTATTTTTTCTCCGAACTTAATTTCGCCTCTTGAACACATTTTTGCATAAGCATAAAAATAATATACGACTTGAGGTACTAATCTTCCTATATTAATTGAGTTTGCAGATGAAAAAACTGCACCATCGTCTTTAATCTCTTTAATAAACTCTTTATCAGTGAAAATCTTCTTAACTCCACTCTGTGCATCATCAAAGTTTCCTTCAATACCAACTACATGTGTATTTTTACCTGCTTGAGTTACCATTTGAAGTCTCTGAACTTCACTTACACCATCATTTGGGAAAAACACTATTATTTCAGTACCATCAACGTCTTTAAATCCTGCTAAGGCTGCTTTGCCTGTATCTCCTGATGTAGCTGTCAATATAACTATTTTATCTTGAATTCCATTTTTCTTTGCTGCTGTTTTTAAAAGATACGGTAAAATGGAGAGTGCCATATCCTTAAATGCAAGAGTAGGTCCATGGTATAATTCTAGAAAATAAGCATCTCCTGCTTTTTTTAAAGGTACTATTTCCTCTGTATCAAATTTACTGTCATAAGCTCTGTCAATGCATGACTTTAATTCCTCTTCTGCAAAATCAGTAAAAAAGCTACTCATAACATTGTATGCTAATTCTTTATAATCTAAATTAACTATATCTTTAAGTTCACAATTAAGCTTAGGGATTCTGCTCGGAACGTACAAACCGCCATCTTCTGATATACCCTTTAAGATAGCTTGTGATGCTAAAATTTTCACATCATTATTTCTTGTGCTCCTATAATATATATGTTCCATTAATATTCCTCCAAATTTACTGTATATTTTCTATTCTTATAAGATTATCTATATTCTTAGTGTACTTAGATTTCTTAATTCTTTCAATTGCGTTATTTATCATGCCTTCATGAGCTGAATGAGTAAAGTAAACTACAGTAACAAACTCTTCTCTTTTTCCTTTTTGCATAACGGAAAGAAGACTTACTCCCTCTTCTCCAAAAATCATTGAAATTTCACCTAAGACACCAGGTAAATCTCTAACTGTTATTCTCACATAATACTCACTTACTGTTTGATCCATAGAATTTATTTTTCTATTTCTAAAGTTATTTTTAACCGTACTTATTGCAGATAGATCAACATTTCCTCTTAGTATTGATATAACATCAGCTACAACTGCACTACCCGTTGGAAGATCTCCAGCACCTCTTCCGTAAAGCATTATATCCCCAACAGCATTTCCTTTTATAAATATTGCATTAAATGAATCATTAACGCTTGCAAGAGGATGTCTTTCTGGTATCATTGCAGGATGAACTCTCATCTCAAGTCCTGTTTCGGTTTCTTTAACTATAGCAATTAATTTTATTACATACCCAAATTCTCTAGCAAATTCTATATCAATAGGTTCTATCTTTGTTATTCCTTCTCTGTATATATCTTTAACATTAATCTTAGTTCCAAACGAAAGAGAGCTTAATATAGCAAGCTTATACATAGCATCATAAGCTTCGATATCCGAAGTCGGATCAGCTTCTGCAAAACCTTTTTCCTGTGCTTCTTTTAATGCAGTTGCAAAATCCATTTTTTCAAGTGTCATTTTAGTCAAAATATAGTTTGTAGTTCCATTTATTATTCCTATAAGCTGCTCAATTTTATTCGCAGTAAGACTTTCATTTATAGCATGAATTATTGGTATTCCACCTGCGACGCTGGCTTCATAATAAAACATTACTCCTTCTTCTTCAGCAGCATTAAATAATTCATCGCCTTCTGTTGCAAGAAGCATTTTATTTGCAGTAACCACATGCTTTTTATTCTTCATTGCTTTCAATATGTACTCTTTAGCAGGATTGATTCCACCTATAACTTCAACAACTATTTTTATTGAATCATCTTCAAGTATATCATCAGGATTTACAGTAAGTATTTCACGTGGTACATCTACTCCCCTATTTTTTTCAACATCTCTTACGAGGATTTTAGCTATCTCTATATCGTAACCTGATCTTCTTCTGATTTCTTCTTTATTGGTATTAAGTATTTTCCATACTCCTCTACCTACATTTCCAAGCCCCAAAATTCCTATTTTGACTTTATCCATTATTAGCCCTCCTAAAATTTACAATGATCATAATAATATCTTAGCATGTTTTAGGTTAAAATACAATTGTTTGTGTAATATATACACGCACTATAATTGCAAGAAATATAATTGTCACTTAATCCTTACATTTTATATGAAATCACAAAAAAGATGCTGAATCATCACAGCATCTTATATAAATTTATGCATTTTCTATTCTCTTCTTGTAATAATCTTCTTCTGGAAATTTTTTGTTTTTCCTTGTAAAGTAATCATAATATACATTTGCATCTCTATCATCAAATTTTTCAATATTCTTAAAGGGACATTCTTCTTTAGTATCGTCACTTTTATAAAAAATACATTCTTCAAAGCATGAACTTTCTTTTTCCGCAGTAGTTAAAAACGGACAATTTGCCATAAAAACGCCTCCATCAATAAAAATATATATTATATTATAAACTATACTGTACAAAATAGAAAGTATTTTCTTATATTTTTGAAAATTCTATATTAATGAAATTTAATAGAATTTTTATACTCTTTTTATTTATTTAAAATAATTTATAACCAAGTATTTATTCCTTAACACACTTTTTATGCTATAATAAATTTGTATTGATAATTTTAATATTGATAATTATATTTTTAAATGGTTCCCAGTTCAACTATTAAATTATACGTACACCAAAATGCTTTGATATTAGCATTTTGGAACACATATAACTTAAGTTTGACCTTGTGAGCCATATACATTACATACTTAATTATTTAACTAAAGTATGAGTTAGTTTGTACGGAGATGATGTTAATTATGAAAAATAAGCTATTAAACAATTTTTTAGTATTTTTCATTTGTTTTATATTAGGTCCAGTGCTGCTTTACACAATTTTAAGATTCACGGTCTTCAGTTATATAACATACTTTTTTACAAAGCAGTATATTATACAAATGTACTTTTTTGTCGCAATAGTGGGCTTTATAATTTTCTTACTATTACGTTCCTCTAAAAGCTTACTAGTATATAAATTAAGTAAAATTCCAACAATAAAATCAAAAGTTATATCAATTACAAAATTAAATGAAAAATCAATAAATCTTGGTATACTTGAAATTGATGTTGATTCTGATGATGTTTATATAGTAAAATTCAAACATAATAATAAGGTAATAAATAAAGTAATACAAAAAAATGATATAAAAGTTGATTTGCAAACGAACGAAGAACCCTATGTTGAATATAAATATTGGGATCTAATGCATTTCTTTGATAAGTTCCACAACATAACAGTTCACGCTAAAAAAATATAAATACTTTGATAGAAATAAAATTGCAGAAGTTATTAAAACTTACTGCAATTTTATTTTTATATAATAAATTACTCTCTAATTTAAATATCTTCATGTCACTACAATTTTTTCATTAATTATACTGCTCATTATGAATAGTTTATTTTTTTTAGGAAACACTTATATAGAACTAAAAATTTGTAATTTGGTTAACTATATAATCAGAGGTGAATTTTATGAGAGTTACAATAATATCGTTATCGTATTTCTTCCTAGCCATAACAGTAATAGGAATTTTACTTTCAATATATTACAAAAGTCTAGTTGCCAAAACAACTCCTGGAAAAAGGACTCGTGAAAAAATTCTAGGTGATATGAAAGACCCAATTTCATGGAGGGAAAGAAACTCTAAATTATCACATTTATCAATGTTTTGGACTGTCGTATCTTTTGTACTTTTTTTGTACATAAGCTTTGCTTTAAGATTAGGTTCAATCTCTGTAATATACATTTTTGCGTACATAGCTTTAATAGTAGTATCGTTATTTTTCGTTAGATCAAAACATAAATCCAACGAAAAATAATATGATTGTTATCCTTCTTAACCATATAAAAGCACTCTTATCATATGCGAGTTATTAAAATTTTAACCCTGTATAAACTTTTAATTCAGACTTTCCACAGAGGAGCAGAAGAAAATCTTCCTTGCCCCTACCTCCTATGTGAAGTAACAATATTTTGGAAACAATTTAAATAAAACTCAATAAGTCTTGATTCAAATTATAAAAAGACTTAGTAATTTTAATTTGTCTGAGTAATCCT is a window of Clostridium pasteurianum DNA encoding:
- a CDS encoding nicotinate phosphoribosyltransferase encodes the protein MEFKKNFDIKNERNLTMLVDFYELTMGNGYLNQKVGNKIAYFDMFFRRVPDNGGYCIMAGVQQLTEYLSNLRFTKDDIEYLRSKHQFSEEFLNYLSNFKFECDVWAVPEGNPVFPNEPLVTVRGPAIQAQFVETMILLTINHQTLIATKSNRICRAAGKRPVMEFGSRRAQGYDGAIYGARAAVIGGCSSTACTISEEMFGVNAVGTMAHSWIQLFDNEYEAFKAWAEVYPDNCVLLIDTYNVLKSGLPNAIKVFDEVLKPQGIRPAGIRIDSGDITYLTKKCRKILDDAGYADAKIVISNSLDEHIITDVLLQGANIDSFGVGERLITASSEPVFGGVFKLCAVENDDGTIVPKIKISENEEKITNPGFKKIYRIFDKDTDKALADLITLNDEVIDESKPLEIFNPVYTWKKKRLTNYYVKNLRVQIFKKGKLTYENPEVLKIRDIAKEETEKLWPEVLRLENPHTYYVDLSKKLWNVKYNLLEKFSNEFNS
- a CDS encoding pyridoxal phosphate-dependent aminotransferase, whose translation is MKFSKRICNMDFSPIRKLGPYADAAEKNGIKVYHLNIGQPDVKTPDTFFQGVTNYNETIVKYSASQGIDTLIDSFIRSLSDSNIYFDKDEIMITHGGSEAIQFAIMATCDAGDEILTPEPFYSNYNGFAQISDAKIVPFETKIENNFHLPPKEEIVSKITDKTKCILLSNPCNPTGTVYSYEEMKMLGEIAKEYDLFIISDEVYRQFIFGNVPYTSSIHLTDILDRVILVDSISKHYSACGARIGLVASKNKELIHEILKLCQARLCVSTIEQYAAANLINTMGSYITDVKMEYKRRRDIMYDGLTSIPGIVCSKPEGAFYILAKLPVDDSDKFAKWLLTDFSYKNETVMFAPASGFYATPGLGKNEARFSYCTSIEDIQNSMVILQKALDEYKEK
- the thrC gene encoding threonine synthase codes for the protein MEHIYYRSTRNNDVKILASQAILKGISEDGGLYVPSRIPKLNCELKDIVNLDYKELAYNVMSSFFTDFAEEELKSCIDRAYDSKFDTEEIVPLKKAGDAYFLELYHGPTLAFKDMALSILPYLLKTAAKKNGIQDKIVILTATSGDTGKAALAGFKDVDGTEIIVFFPNDGVSEVQRLQMVTQAGKNTHVVGIEGNFDDAQSGVKKIFTDKEFIKEIKDDGAVFSSANSINIGRLVPQVVYYFYAYAKMCSRGEIKFGEKINFVVPTGNFGNILAAYFAKNMGLPINKLICASNDNKVLYDFFESGSYDKNREFVTTISPSMDILISSNLERLIYLVCDRDSGKVSNFMKELNTKGKYNITDSMKEKLKEFYGGYATEAKTKSAINKMYNENKYLIDTHTAVAYSVYEDYVRNTSDITKTVIASTASPYKFTNAVMTSLDDKYSKYDDFELMEKMSEIMKSDIPAGVKGLNKREILHKNVCKKGEMKEMVRKFLK
- a CDS encoding homoserine dehydrogenase, encoding MDKVKIGILGLGNVGRGVWKILNTNKEEIRRRSGYDIEIAKILVRDVEKNRGVDVPREILTVNPDDILEDDSIKIVVEVIGGINPAKEYILKAMKNKKHVVTANKMLLATEGDELFNAAEEEGVMFYYEASVAGGIPIIHAINESLTANKIEQLIGIINGTTNYILTKMTLEKMDFATALKEAQEKGFAEADPTSDIEAYDAMYKLAILSSLSFGTKINVKDIYREGITKIEPIDIEFAREFGYVIKLIAIVKETETGLEMRVHPAMIPERHPLASVNDSFNAIFIKGNAVGDIMLYGRGAGDLPTGSAVVADVISILRGNVDLSAISTVKNNFRNRKINSMDQTVSEYYVRITVRDLPGVLGEISMIFGEEGVSLLSVMQKGKREEFVTVVYFTHSAHEGMINNAIERIKKSKYTKNIDNLIRIENIQ